The genomic segment TCAAGCCGCGCCATTCCAACATTCATTAGAAGCCCTCGGCCCGCCAAGCAGACTGACAACCTTGCGCTGCTGGAATGGCGCTTTACCTCTGATTGGCAAGCGCAGCGGGCAACGTCCGGTTGCCACACTCCTAGCGGCGCGGAGCTGCTAACAAGAGCTTGATACAAATCTGCAGTCCGCCCTCCCACGCAAGGCCCCTCACGTGAGCGGAAACGCCGTGCTGCCGCTGCCGCGCCATAAACGGCATCGTCGAAAGCATGGCCATCAGCTCCACTGCTGCCATTGGCCTCCTGATTTAGATGAGAAGATGCAGAACATGCGAAGCTTCATTAGAGAAGCCAAAAAGGGCTGTATCGAAGTTGCCTTCAACGGCTCTCTCGGAAGCATTCCGCTAGATACGCAATTCAGCGTACCAGCCGAAGGCGTCACAGCGATTTCTGGTCCACCCGGGTGCGGCAAAACTACGCTCGCGCGCTGCATCGCTGGGGTCCAGCGCCTGCCGAATGGATTCTGTGCAATTGACGGGGAGATCTGGCAGGATGAGACTATATTTCGACCGCCTCATCTGCGTCACGTCGCATATGTATTTCGCTTACCGATTCTCTCTTCTCATTTGTCTGTCCGACGCATACTCTTATACAACGCGTCCAAATCGGAACCGACACTGATCGATTTTGATGGTGTGGTCGAATTGCTCGCCTTGGCGCCACTGCTCGAGCGTTTGCCATCACTTCTTTCCGGAGCGGAGCGACTGCGACTCGCTCTTGGCCGTGCGCTGCTGGGCCAGCCTCGGCTAGTCTTGCTTGACGATCCACTCATTGTGCTCGACCGCTCCGCCAAACGCGAGATCCTGCCCTTTCTCGAGCGCATGCGGCAAACGCTTCCATTGCCGATGATTTACTTCGGCCATGACATCGCTGATATCGAGCATTTTGCCGATCATCTCGTCATGATGAAGGATGGCGCCGTGGCTACGGCCGGTCCGCTCAGTGTCCTTCAGAGTGATTCGGCGCTGGCCCAGCGCGGCGAAGCGGCAGTCTGTCTTGATACTACGGTCGGCGGCTATGACGGGCGCTATGGGCTGATCATGCTTCGCCTCAAAGCTGTGCGCTTTCTGATACCTGGAGTGCCGCTTACACCGGGAGCGCAGCTGCGGCTACGCATCGCTGCCGACGACGTCAGCATCGCGCGCGAGCCACGGCGAGCAAGCTCTATCCTCAATGTTTTTCCAGCACGCATAAAAGCCTCTCTGCCGCACGGCGAGGCTGAGGTCACCTTGGTTCTGACCGTTGAAACCGGCCGATCTGGCGTGCCGCTTTTGGCGCGCATCACACGCCGCTCCTTTGATGCGCTACGGCTTAGCAATGGAGGGGAAGTATTCGCGGAGGTCGCGCGCGCCGTTCCGCTTGGGCCGAGCGGTTGCTTGCAACACCTGCCACATCCGCATGAGCACCTTCGACAGCTATGCCCCGATGCGAGAAGAACACCAACAAGATCCCGGCCGTGATCGACAGTCTACATAAGATAGTCCGAATAATGTTCCGGGTAGCTCTTCGCCTTAAAAACGATCTCGATCGGCTACTGACCGATCTGGCTCAGGACGTCGCGCACCAAAACGTACGCATCGGCAGCTGGTGCAGCGACAGTCGAGGCGAGCAAATGGCACGCAGATGATACTCGCAATCGATGTTGCCAGGGGAGAAAAGATCTCAATTTCGCAACCACCCGGCAGCAGAGCAATGTTCTGTCTTGATATAAACAGGCTTGCCGAGGCCGCAGCCCTCGGCCCGACCAGCTGCTTCTCGTTCTTTTGGCGAATTTGCTGATGGGGAGGCGATCGGTCCTATTGCGAAGCGCTCGTGAACTGCCGACTGGGAGCCTCACCGCGGACTTGGCACGCTGCTGCCTTGATCGTGCCACGCGGCCGGGCCTTCAACCCGAGCTGCGGTTTTTTGGTTACAACGATACCGGCCGACCTTAACGTGACAGTGGGGCCGCCGAGCAGGTCGGCTCCGCGATCGTCCATCGAACTCTTCGCCATTTCGGAAGCCACCTTAGCTACGGCGTCCGCTGCTGGCCACCTTGATGTCTTGCAAATGTACCGATTGTGGACCTTCAATGGCGAGACGTCGCGCGCGCTAAATAACGCAAGCCGACATTAAGTCCATAGTCGGCTTTGCAGTGCCTGCTGGTCAAATGACGAGACCGCTACGGTTCAGGTCTGCCATCTTCCCGCCAAGCGCCTGACCAGCGCCCGCGTGCCGTCGAGCTCAAAGGCAGCGCGACCGTCGCTATTGCTCTGCTGACGTATAGCGGTGTTTTGCAGATTGGCGCCAACGCCTTGTGCGATCTTTGGTGCGTTAGATGACCATCAGCTTAGTGCTGATCGAGCCACCAAGCGCGCGAGCATGCCCGGATCCAAGCCGCTGGGCTGGCCTTGTTGCACCCATTCCGGACCTAAGAACGGGTGGCATATAGTTTGCTCCATCAGTGAGGTCACGATCTACAAAAAGCAAGTTTGTGAGGACAGCATGCTCGGAATTGGAAGTCAGTTGCCGTCATTCGACATCACAGGCGTGAAGCCCGGTTTTCATGCGCAGGAAGAAGAAGGGCAGAGTGCATTTCAGACGCTGACCGAAATGAGCTTTCCGGAAAAATGGAAGATTATCTTCTTTTACCCCAAGGACTTTACATTCGTCTGCCCGACAGAGATCGCCGAATTTGCCAGCCTTTCCAAGGAATTCGCTGACCGGGATGCGGTTGTACTGGGTGGTTCGACCGACAACGAGTTCTGCAAGCTTGCTTGGCGGCGTTCGCATGTCGACCTGCACAATCTACCAATCTGGCAGTTTGCCGATACAAAGGGAACGCTCGTCGATGGTCTTGGGGTGCGTTCACCCGAAGGGGTCGCCTATCGTTGCACCTTCATTGTTGACCCCCAAAACACGATCCAGCACGTTTATGCGACCAATCTCAGTGTGGGGCGCAGTCCTAAGGACACGCTCCGCGTTCTGGACGCGCTGCAAACCGGCGAGCTCTGTCCCTGCAACCGCGAAATCGGCGGCGAAACCTTGAAAGTTGCTTGAGGCAGCATGCCGTGGATCGAACAAATAAGGATTCCCGATTTCGCGAAGGATGTCCGGCTTAACTTGATCTCAGTGGTGTCCGATGAGGCGTTTTCGCTGCAACGAAAATACGGGCTGCTGCTGGCGAGTGCGGCTGCCACCCGCAATGCAGCGCTGGTGGCCGCGCTGGAATCCGCGGCGTCCGCCGTGATGACCTCTGTAGAGATCGCCGCAGCGAAGGCAGCCGCCACTGTGGAGGCAATGAACAACGTCTACTACCGCTTCGCTCACCTCGTTTCCGACCCGGAA from the Bradyrhizobium sp. WBAH42 genome contains:
- the modC gene encoding molybdenum ABC transporter ATP-binding protein yields the protein MRSFIREAKKGCIEVAFNGSLGSIPLDTQFSVPAEGVTAISGPPGCGKTTLARCIAGVQRLPNGFCAIDGEIWQDETIFRPPHLRHVAYVFRLPILSSHLSVRRILLYNASKSEPTLIDFDGVVELLALAPLLERLPSLLSGAERLRLALGRALLGQPRLVLLDDPLIVLDRSAKREILPFLERMRQTLPLPMIYFGHDIADIEHFADHLVMMKDGAVATAGPLSVLQSDSALAQRGEAAVCLDTTVGGYDGRYGLIMLRLKAVRFLIPGVPLTPGAQLRLRIAADDVSIAREPRRASSILNVFPARIKASLPHGEAEVTLVLTVETGRSGVPLLARITRRSFDALRLSNGGEVFAEVARAVPLGPSGCLQHLPHPHEHLRQLCPDARRTPTRSRP
- a CDS encoding peroxiredoxin; amino-acid sequence: MLGIGSQLPSFDITGVKPGFHAQEEEGQSAFQTLTEMSFPEKWKIIFFYPKDFTFVCPTEIAEFASLSKEFADRDAVVLGGSTDNEFCKLAWRRSHVDLHNLPIWQFADTKGTLVDGLGVRSPEGVAYRCTFIVDPQNTIQHVYATNLSVGRSPKDTLRVLDALQTGELCPCNREIGGETLKVA
- a CDS encoding carboxymuconolactone decarboxylase family protein; this translates as MPWIEQIRIPDFAKDVRLNLISVVSDEAFSLQRKYGLLLASAAATRNAALVAALESAASAVMTSVEIAAAKAAATVEAMNNVYYRFAHLVSDPEYKTMPPRLRMDVIGNHGVDKTDFELWSLAVSVINGCGVCIDSHEKTLRAAGVSSKAIHTAVRFAAITQSVAIDIEAAGPVPAQARG